One part of the Cyanobacteria bacterium QS_8_64_29 genome encodes these proteins:
- the lipA gene encoding lipoyl synthase — MRYIPVPATYDTTPRCGETAALALGLGQSLTCKRSDRGVTAKPDWLRVKAPQAQRVGTTQHTLRDLGLNTVCEEASCPNIGECFSKGTATFLIMGSSCTRACPYCDIGFDKQPNAPDPSEPDRLAAAVERMQLNHVVVTSVNRDDLSDGGAAHFVRCVEAIRQASPGTTIELLIPDLCGDWDALARILAAEPEVLNHNIETIPRLYRRVRPQASYARSLELLRRARELAPWIYTKSGLMVGWDETDAEVRQVMQDLRAADCDIVTIGQYLQPSEQHLGVKQFVTPAQFDAWRAYGESLGFLQVVSSPLTRSSYHAEQVRELMQAHPRAKA, encoded by the coding sequence CTGCGCTACATCCCGGTGCCCGCAACTTATGATACCACGCCGCGCTGTGGCGAAACGGCGGCGCTCGCCCTAGGATTGGGGCAGTCGCTGACATGCAAAAGGAGCGATCGCGGCGTGACGGCAAAGCCCGATTGGTTGCGAGTCAAAGCCCCCCAAGCCCAGCGCGTGGGCACGACCCAACACACCCTGCGGGATCTGGGGCTCAACACGGTCTGCGAGGAAGCCTCGTGCCCCAACATCGGCGAGTGTTTCAGCAAGGGAACGGCCACGTTTTTAATCATGGGGTCCAGCTGCACCCGCGCTTGCCCCTACTGCGACATTGGCTTTGACAAGCAGCCCAACGCCCCCGACCCCAGCGAGCCAGACCGCCTGGCAGCGGCCGTCGAGCGCATGCAGCTCAACCACGTGGTAGTCACCTCGGTCAATCGCGACGACCTTAGCGATGGCGGTGCCGCGCATTTCGTCCGCTGCGTCGAAGCCATCCGCCAGGCCTCACCCGGGACCACCATCGAGCTGCTGATCCCCGATCTGTGCGGCGACTGGGACGCCCTGGCCCGGATCCTGGCTGCCGAGCCGGAGGTGCTCAACCACAACATCGAGACCATCCCGCGGCTCTATCGCCGGGTGCGCCCGCAAGCTAGCTATGCGCGATCACTGGAGCTGCTGCGGCGCGCGCGCGAGCTGGCTCCCTGGATTTACACCAAATCCGGCCTGATGGTGGGCTGGGACGAAACGGATGCCGAAGTGCGCCAGGTAATGCAGGATCTGCGCGCGGCCGACTGCGACATTGTCACCATCGGCCAGTACCTGCAGCCCAGCGAGCAACACCTGGGCGTCAAGCAGTTCGTCACGCCGGCCCAATTTGATGCCTGGCGGGCCTACGGCGAATCCTTGGGCTTTTTGCAGGTCGTCTCCTCGCCGCTGACCCGCAGCTCCTACCACGCCGAGCAGGTGCGCGAGCTAATGCAAGCGCATCCGCGCGCCAAGGCCTAG
- a CDS encoding RNA polymerase sigma factor, RpoD/SigA family (sigma factors are initiation factors that promote the attachment of RNA polymerase to specific initiation sites and are then released; the proteins in this cluster is involved expression of genes important stationary phase, nitrogen promoter recognition, and light/dark adaption) produces MTATPFDVRMDGEELPPEVAFDTDERDSTESGTPLPAEATERGEASASEFFQHASYGTTDLVRLYLSEIGRVPLLEPDEEVAEAQKVQRYMQLQELQRQLASQGNDEMARFVALNEAYERLELQLGAPPSWARWASEAQMSIAQLQQLVTRCKQQWAEAASLGVAELEAIQQAGTRAKEHMIQANLRLVVSVAKKYQNRGLELLDLIQEGTLGLERAVEKFDPTKGYRFSTYAYWWIRQGITRAIASQSRTIRLPVHVTEKLNKIKKAQHRISQEKGRTATIDDIAEALGITPRQVREVLARVPQAVSLDIKVGKEQDTELSDLLEATSSLPEDDLAQEALQRDVQYLLDELTAREREVVRLRYGLLDGNARSLAEIGRTLELSRERVRQIEAKALYKLKQPKRRNRMRDHLASL; encoded by the coding sequence ATGACGGCAACCCCGTTTGACGTTCGCATGGATGGGGAAGAGCTGCCGCCGGAGGTAGCTTTTGATACCGACGAGCGGGATTCCACTGAGAGCGGGACGCCGCTACCAGCTGAGGCAACCGAGCGGGGCGAGGCCAGCGCCAGCGAGTTTTTCCAGCACGCCAGCTACGGCACCACCGACCTCGTCCGGCTCTATTTGAGCGAAATCGGTCGCGTTCCGCTGCTCGAGCCAGACGAGGAAGTGGCCGAGGCGCAAAAAGTGCAGCGCTACATGCAGCTCCAGGAGCTGCAACGCCAGCTGGCCAGTCAAGGCAACGATGAGATGGCTCGCTTTGTTGCGCTCAACGAAGCTTACGAGCGCTTGGAGCTGCAGCTAGGGGCGCCGCCTTCCTGGGCGCGCTGGGCCAGCGAGGCCCAGATGAGCATCGCCCAATTGCAGCAGCTCGTGACTCGGTGCAAGCAGCAGTGGGCCGAGGCTGCCAGCCTGGGCGTGGCCGAGCTCGAGGCCATCCAGCAGGCAGGCACGCGGGCCAAAGAGCACATGATCCAGGCCAACCTGCGCTTGGTAGTCTCGGTGGCCAAAAAGTATCAAAACCGCGGTTTGGAGCTGCTGGATCTGATCCAGGAAGGGACGCTGGGCCTAGAGCGGGCCGTAGAGAAATTCGACCCCACCAAGGGGTACCGCTTTAGCACCTACGCCTACTGGTGGATCCGCCAGGGCATCACGCGCGCGATCGCTTCCCAAAGCCGCACCATCCGCCTGCCCGTTCACGTCACCGAAAAGCTCAACAAAATCAAAAAGGCGCAGCACCGCATCTCGCAGGAAAAAGGCCGCACGGCCACCATTGACGACATTGCCGAGGCCCTGGGCATTACGCCGCGCCAGGTGCGCGAAGTTTTGGCGCGGGTGCCGCAGGCCGTCTCGCTCGATATCAAGGTCGGCAAAGAACAAGATACCGAGCTCAGCGACCTGCTCGAAGCCACCAGCAGCCTGCCCGAAGACGACCTGGCCCAGGAAGCCCTACAGCGGGACGTGCAGTACCTGCTGGACGAGCTGACCGCGCGCGAGCGCGAGGTGGTTCGCTTGCGCTACGGCCTGCTCGATGGCAATGCCCGCTCGCTGGCTGAAATCGGCCGCACGCTGGAGCTCTCCCGCGAGCGGGTCCGCCAGATCGAGGCCAAAGCCCTGTACAAGCTCAAGCAACCCAAGCGGCGCAACCGCATGCGCGATCATCTCGCTTCACTCTAA